Proteins encoded in a region of the Phacochoerus africanus isolate WHEZ1 chromosome 8, ROS_Pafr_v1, whole genome shotgun sequence genome:
- the PRELID3A gene encoding PRELI domain containing protein 3A isoform X7: protein MRVWSSEHVFRHPWDTVVKAAMRKYPNPMNPCVVGVDVLERSVDARGRLHSHRLLSTEWGLPGLVKAILGTSRTLTYIRERSIVDPVGKKMELCSTNITLTNLVLVSERLVYTPHPEDPGMTVLTQEAVITVKGISLGSYLESLMANMISSNAKKGWAAIEWLIENAEGAAS, encoded by the exons ATGAGGGTCTGGAGCTCGGAGCACGTGTTCCG ACACCCGTGGGACACGGTTGTCAAGGCTGCCATGAGGAAGTACCCAAATCCGATGAACCCCTGTGTCGTGGGCGTCGATGTGCTGGAGCGCAGTGTGGACGCCCGGGGCCGGCTTCACAGCCACCGGCTCCTCAGCACCGAGTGGGGGCTGCCCGGCCTCGTGAAAGCG ATCTTGGGAACCAGTAGGACTTTGACATACATCAGAGAACGTTCAATTGTGGACCCAGTGGGGAAGAAGATGGAGCTCTGCTCCACCAAT atcACACTCACCAACTTGGTGTTGGTGAGCGAGAGGCTGGTGTACACACCCCACCCGGAGGACCCAGGAAT GACTGTGCTCACTCAGGAAGCTGTCATTACTGTGAAGGGGATCAGCCTTGGCAGCTATCTGGAAAGTTTAATGGCCAACATGATATCATCCAATGCAAAGAAG GGGTGGGCTGCTATTGAGTGGCTAATTGAAAATGCCGAAGGCGCCGCGAGCTAA
- the PRELID3A gene encoding PRELI domain containing protein 3A isoform X6: protein MRVWSSEHVFRHPWDTVVKAAMRKYPNPMNPCVVGVDVLERSVDARGRLHSHRLLSTEWGLPGLVKAILGTSRTLTYIRERSIVDPVGKKMELCSTNVSSGHDEQGAWYFLVMITLTNLVLVSERLVYTPHPEDPGMTVLTQEAVITVKGISLGSYLESLMANMISSNAKKGWAAIEWLIENAEGAAS from the exons ATGAGGGTCTGGAGCTCGGAGCACGTGTTCCG ACACCCGTGGGACACGGTTGTCAAGGCTGCCATGAGGAAGTACCCAAATCCGATGAACCCCTGTGTCGTGGGCGTCGATGTGCTGGAGCGCAGTGTGGACGCCCGGGGCCGGCTTCACAGCCACCGGCTCCTCAGCACCGAGTGGGGGCTGCCCGGCCTCGTGAAAGCG ATCTTGGGAACCAGTAGGACTTTGACATACATCAGAGAACGTTCAATTGTGGACCCAGTGGGGAAGAAGATGGAGCTCTGCTCCACCAATGTAAGCAGTGGCCACGATGAGCAAGGTGCCTGGTATTTCTTGGTGATG atcACACTCACCAACTTGGTGTTGGTGAGCGAGAGGCTGGTGTACACACCCCACCCGGAGGACCCAGGAAT GACTGTGCTCACTCAGGAAGCTGTCATTACTGTGAAGGGGATCAGCCTTGGCAGCTATCTGGAAAGTTTAATGGCCAACATGATATCATCCAATGCAAAGAAG GGGTGGGCTGCTATTGAGTGGCTAATTGAAAATGCCGAAGGCGCCGCGAGCTAA
- the PRELID3A gene encoding PRELI domain containing protein 3A isoform X8: MRVWSSEHVFRHPWDTVVKAAMRKYPNPMNPCVVGVDVLERSVDARGRLHSHRLLSTEWGLPGLVKAILGTSRTLTYIRERSIVDPVGKKMELCSTNVSSGHDEQDHTHQLGVGEREAGVHTPPGGPRNDCAHSGSCHYCEGDQPWQLSGKFNGQHDIIQCKEGVGCY, translated from the exons ATGAGGGTCTGGAGCTCGGAGCACGTGTTCCG ACACCCGTGGGACACGGTTGTCAAGGCTGCCATGAGGAAGTACCCAAATCCGATGAACCCCTGTGTCGTGGGCGTCGATGTGCTGGAGCGCAGTGTGGACGCCCGGGGCCGGCTTCACAGCCACCGGCTCCTCAGCACCGAGTGGGGGCTGCCCGGCCTCGTGAAAGCG ATCTTGGGAACCAGTAGGACTTTGACATACATCAGAGAACGTTCAATTGTGGACCCAGTGGGGAAGAAGATGGAGCTCTGCTCCACCAATGTAAGCAGTGGCCACGATGAGCAAG atcACACTCACCAACTTGGTGTTGGTGAGCGAGAGGCTGGTGTACACACCCCACCCGGAGGACCCAGGAAT GACTGTGCTCACTCAGGAAGCTGTCATTACTGTGAAGGGGATCAGCCTTGGCAGCTATCTGGAAAGTTTAATGGCCAACATGATATCATCCAATGCAAAGAAG GGGTGGGCTGCTATTGA